The Armatimonadota bacterium genome includes a window with the following:
- a CDS encoding putative sulfate exporter family transporter encodes MNKKLFPGLGLATVIAVAAYFINQLPFPPFTMPGKDLQHPQHPIESVLIAIIIGFLVNNLIKLPKTIEPGAKYCLKGVLALGIVFMGSRLNFFDVVKLGGLSAGLVVIVIGAALSLSMWLGKFMRIRQKLGALIAVGCTICGGSAIAATAPAIEAEDSDVAFAVGTITILGVLAMFIYPAICGLIGLSDVGFGIWAGTTIHNTPQVVAAGIMHSNVSGEVATTVKMVRNLFIAPIVILFGYLFRSQRVRQSKVKLNYKELFPMFVLGFVLMALLRTSLASFGLVGSAREPEALWPLFQVFEKLSMWLITIAMAGIGLTTNLASMKKLGFKGFLIGLITTAVVAIISILLIFGFDLNDLSVAK; translated from the coding sequence ATGAACAAAAAATTATTCCCAGGGCTAGGATTAGCTACTGTTATTGCAGTGGCAGCCTATTTTATAAATCAACTGCCATTTCCGCCATTTACTATGCCCGGTAAGGATCTTCAGCACCCACAGCATCCAATTGAGAGCGTGCTCATAGCAATCATCATCGGTTTTCTAGTAAACAACCTCATAAAGCTTCCAAAGACAATCGAGCCTGGTGCAAAGTACTGCCTTAAGGGAGTGCTGGCGCTTGGAATAGTTTTTATGGGCTCAAGGTTAAATTTCTTTGACGTGGTAAAGCTGGGTGGGCTTTCTGCGGGTTTGGTAGTTATTGTTATTGGCGCAGCACTTTCGCTGTCCATGTGGCTTGGGAAATTTATGAGAATTCGGCAGAAGCTCGGTGCATTAATTGCTGTTGGATGTACAATTTGTGGAGGAAGCGCAATTGCCGCCACAGCTCCAGCTATCGAAGCCGAAGATTCAGATGTTGCATTTGCCGTTGGAACCATTACAATCCTTGGTGTTTTGGCAATGTTTATTTACCCAGCAATCTGTGGGTTGATTGGTTTATCAGATGTTGGTTTTGGTATCTGGGCAGGAACCACAATCCACAATACACCTCAAGTGGTTGCAGCAGGAATTATGCATAGCAACGTATCGGGCGAAGTTGCTACAACGGTTAAGATGGTACGCAACTTGTTTATTGCCCCAATAGTAATACTTTTTGGCTATTTGTTCCGCAGCCAGCGCGTTCGACAAAGCAAAGTTAAACTCAACTACAAAGAACTCTTTCCCATGTTCGTACTTGGATTTGTATTGATGGCACTATTGCGAACTAGCCTTGCTAGCTTTGGATTAGTTGGGTCAGCAAGAGAGCCGGAGGCATTATGGCCGCTTTTTCAGGTTTTTGAAAAGCTAAGCATGTGGCTAATCACAATTGCCATGGCAGGAATTGGTTTAACAACTAACTTGGCAAGCATGAAAAAACTTGGCTTTAAAGGATTTCTAATCGGATTAATCACAACTGCAGTTGTTGCAATCATAAGCATCCTTTTAATTTTTGGTTTCGACTTAAATGATCTATCGGTCGCCAAATAA
- the larA gene encoding nickel-dependent lactate racemase, protein MQVDFKYGQGHITLELPDEQIIAICRAHDLDGVEDPVFEIKRALQNPIDSPTLKSLAVGKKSAAVVVDDVSRPVPYPLVLTPVLDTLVTAGIPEERICVIAATGLHRPMTKEEFDKWVGPYKGRVQVQNNQPDDPLGLSALGVTSLGTRISVNKKFMEAELKVLTGDVDYHQFCGYGGGAKSVFPGLGNREAIEVNHSNLEIPGTGMGRIEGNPVRMEIDEVGRMAGVDFILNVVQNSKKEIVGAFAGDMISAHRAGAALVDRMYKMRVPCRADVVIASQGGYPRDIDLYQSQKALQASRKLVKDGGKIFILAECREGHGNDLFDEWMREATSAEEIISRIKKKFVMGAHKAYQYVRDIKGVEVFLYSALPPQQVKTYRLKPLAAPDEIISHIKPSDTIICLPDAAMTCVECS, encoded by the coding sequence ATGCAAGTTGATTTTAAGTATGGACAGGGGCATATTACATTAGAATTGCCAGACGAACAGATTATAGCTATTTGCCGTGCGCATGATCTTGATGGCGTTGAGGATCCAGTCTTTGAAATTAAGCGCGCCCTGCAAAATCCAATTGATTCGCCAACCCTCAAATCCCTTGCTGTTGGAAAGAAGTCTGCCGCTGTTGTTGTTGATGACGTCTCGCGTCCCGTACCTTACCCGCTTGTCCTTACGCCCGTGTTAGACACTTTGGTCACGGCAGGCATTCCTGAGGAACGCATTTGCGTTATTGCTGCAACGGGACTCCACCGGCCCATGACCAAAGAAGAGTTCGATAAATGGGTGGGTCCATACAAAGGGCGAGTACAGGTACAAAACAACCAGCCTGACGATCCATTAGGATTATCCGCACTTGGCGTAACATCATTAGGCACGCGAATTTCAGTTAACAAAAAGTTTATGGAAGCCGAACTTAAGGTTCTTACCGGTGATGTAGATTACCATCAATTCTGCGGGTATGGCGGCGGCGCAAAAAGCGTCTTCCCCGGTTTGGGTAACCGTGAAGCGATTGAAGTAAACCACTCAAACTTGGAAATTCCTGGAACTGGTATGGGACGAATCGAAGGCAACCCAGTACGTATGGAAATCGATGAAGTCGGCCGCATGGCAGGGGTAGACTTCATTTTGAATGTGGTCCAAAATTCCAAAAAGGAAATTGTTGGAGCTTTTGCTGGCGATATGATTTCTGCTCATAGAGCAGGCGCAGCTTTAGTAGACCGTATGTACAAAATGAGAGTTCCATGTCGGGCAGATGTTGTAATCGCTTCACAAGGTGGCTATCCAAGGGATATCGACCTTTACCAGTCTCAAAAAGCACTTCAAGCATCCAGGAAGCTGGTAAAAGATGGAGGAAAGATATTTATTCTTGCAGAATGCCGTGAGGGCCATGGAAACGATCTTTTCGATGAATGGATGCGAGAAGCCACTTCAGCAGAAGAAATCATTTCCCGAATCAAGAAGAAATTTGTTATGGGTGCTCATAAAGCATACCAATACGTTCGCGATATAAAGGGTGTAGAAGTTTTTCTCTATAGCGCCCTGCCGCCTCAGCAAGTTAAGACTTATCGATTGAAACCACTTGCCGCGCCTGATGAAATCATTAGCCATATAAAACCATCAGATACCATTATTTGCCTGCCTGACGCAGCGATGACCTGTGTGGAATGTAGCTAA
- a CDS encoding phosphosulfolactate synthase, with protein sequence MANAWENICEAPIQGRSRKPRTTGFTMVIDKCLGIRQTEDLMELASEWIDDIKLTFGTSAFYDADILRRKNEIIRAAGVDVMPGGTFLEVAIWQRRVPEYLKRAKELGFTMIEVSDGTIEVSPEMRRDVIKRALDSGFKVISEVGKKDPGEKIATELMHEEIANDLELGVFKVIVEAREAGKGVGIFDKDGKVKEDEIDAIIAGVKDPSDLVWEAPLKNQQQHLILRFGCNVNLGNVPPEEILALEALRQGLRGDTLKRAYCANPKYWN encoded by the coding sequence ATGGCAAACGCTTGGGAGAACATCTGTGAAGCACCAATACAAGGCAGGTCACGCAAGCCACGAACCACAGGATTCACAATGGTTATTGATAAATGCCTTGGAATAAGGCAAACCGAAGATCTAATGGAACTTGCGAGCGAATGGATTGACGACATCAAGCTAACTTTTGGGACATCGGCATTTTATGATGCCGATATACTTCGCCGAAAAAATGAGATCATACGTGCGGCTGGCGTTGATGTCATGCCAGGGGGGACTTTCCTAGAAGTAGCAATTTGGCAACGACGTGTACCAGAATACTTAAAGCGAGCAAAAGAATTAGGATTTACAATGATCGAAGTCAGCGATGGAACGATAGAGGTATCTCCTGAAATGCGTAGGGATGTTATCAAACGCGCATTGGACTCAGGTTTCAAAGTAATTAGTGAGGTTGGCAAAAAGGACCCAGGCGAAAAGATTGCTACCGAATTGATGCATGAGGAAATCGCAAATGATTTAGAGCTAGGCGTATTTAAAGTTATTGTGGAAGCGCGCGAAGCCGGCAAAGGCGTAGGAATATTTGATAAGGACGGCAAGGTCAAAGAGGATGAAATAGACGCTATTATAGCCGGAGTTAAGGACCCAAGCGACCTAGTGTGGGAAGCGCCGCTCAAGAACCAGCAACAACATCTAATATTAAGGTTTGGCTGCAACGTCAATCTTGGCAATGTTCCACCAGAAGAAATTTTGGCACTCGAAGCTCTTCGCCAGGGTTTGCGTGGCGACACTTTAAAGAGAGCATACTGTGCAAACCCTAAGTACTGGAATTAA